One Paraburkholderia kururiensis DNA window includes the following coding sequences:
- a CDS encoding tartrate dehydrogenase has translation MTDKIHRIAVIPGDGIGREVMPEALRVLEAVSRRFGIRFDFRHIEWASCDYYAKTGQMMPDDWKTQLKDVDAILFGAVGWPATVPDHISLWGSLLKFRREFDQYVNLRPARTFEGVRSPLAAHNAKNIDFYIVRENTEGEYSAVGGTMFEGTDREFVVQQSIFTRVGSERVLKFAFDLAQRRERHHVTVATKSNGIAISMPWWDERAAEMAARYPDITWDKQHIDILCARFVLQPQRFDVVVATNLFGDILSDLGPACTGTIGIAPSANLNPERRFPSLFEPVHGSAPDIAGQSIANPIAMIWSAAMMLDFLGNASGAEHEAHDAIVAAISEVLKHGPHTRDMGGEASTSALGEAVAARL, from the coding sequence ATGACAGACAAAATCCATCGCATTGCAGTCATTCCCGGCGACGGCATTGGCCGCGAGGTCATGCCCGAAGCGCTGCGCGTACTCGAGGCCGTGTCGCGACGCTTCGGCATCCGGTTCGACTTTCGCCACATCGAGTGGGCCAGTTGCGACTACTACGCGAAGACCGGCCAGATGATGCCCGACGACTGGAAGACGCAGTTGAAGGACGTGGACGCGATCCTGTTCGGCGCGGTCGGCTGGCCTGCCACCGTGCCGGATCATATCTCGCTGTGGGGCTCGCTCCTCAAGTTCCGCCGCGAATTCGACCAGTACGTGAACCTGCGGCCCGCGCGTACCTTCGAAGGCGTGCGCTCACCGCTCGCGGCGCACAACGCGAAGAACATCGATTTCTACATCGTGCGCGAGAACACCGAGGGCGAGTACTCGGCCGTGGGCGGCACGATGTTCGAAGGCACCGACCGCGAGTTCGTCGTGCAGCAATCCATCTTCACGCGCGTGGGGTCCGAACGCGTGCTGAAGTTTGCTTTCGACCTCGCGCAGCGGCGCGAACGGCACCACGTGACGGTCGCCACGAAGAGCAACGGCATCGCGATCAGCATGCCGTGGTGGGACGAGCGCGCGGCCGAGATGGCGGCCCGCTATCCCGACATCACGTGGGACAAGCAGCACATCGACATTCTCTGCGCACGCTTCGTGCTGCAACCGCAGCGTTTCGACGTGGTGGTGGCAACCAACCTGTTCGGCGACATCCTCTCGGACCTGGGCCCCGCCTGCACGGGCACCATCGGCATTGCGCCTTCCGCGAACCTGAACCCCGAGCGGCGCTTTCCTTCGCTATTCGAACCGGTGCACGGCTCGGCGCCCGATATCGCGGGCCAATCCATCGCGAATCCGATCGCGATGATCTGGTCCGCAGCGATGATGCTCGACTTCCTCGGCAACGCGAGCGGCGCCGAGCACGAGGCGCACGATGCCATCGTCGCGGCCATCTCGGAGGTACTCAAGCACGGTCCGCACACGCGGGACATGGGCGGCGAGGCGTCCACGAGCGCGCTCGGCGAAGCGGTCGCCGCACGGCTGTAG
- a CDS encoding hydrogenase 4 subunit F, whose product MIDAWILMAVCGTPLVAGACLAVLGQRGLAPDLNVAFSFLTFVAAMLLAALTVAHGPSFALGKLFFVDPLNVFLVALTAFVGWTTSIFSRPYMRIERDRGRMTASRMRLYHSMYQLFMFAMLLALTTNNMGILWVAMEAATLATVLLVSVYRTAASLEAAWKYFILCGVGIAQALFGTILLYLAASRQLDGGDALLWSSLNAVKASLDPTIVSLAFVFLLIGYGTKVGLVPMHNWLPDAHAEGPTPISAVLSGLLLNVALYAVLRCKVLADGALGNGLPGRMLIGFGLVSVLVATFALFRQRDVKRLFSYSSIEHMGLMTFAFGLGGPAATFAGLLHMTVHSLVKSAVFFTVGHAAQKTGTQIMDDIRGLLRVSPMVGWGLMLGALAILGMPPFGVFASEFLILTTTMARLPWAAPFLLLALAVAFAAIFARVQAMVFGETSTAKVLEHRPALLPVFVHLGLGLMLGLYVPPYLAEWYRLAAAMIAG is encoded by the coding sequence ATGATTGACGCGTGGATCCTGATGGCTGTCTGCGGCACGCCGCTCGTTGCCGGCGCGTGCCTCGCCGTGCTCGGGCAGCGCGGCCTCGCGCCCGACCTCAACGTCGCCTTCAGCTTCCTCACCTTCGTGGCCGCGATGCTGCTGGCCGCGCTCACGGTCGCGCACGGACCGTCGTTCGCGCTCGGCAAGCTCTTCTTCGTCGACCCGCTCAACGTGTTCCTCGTCGCGCTCACCGCGTTCGTCGGCTGGACGACGTCGATCTTCTCGCGACCGTACATGCGCATCGAGCGCGACCGCGGGCGCATGACAGCCTCGCGCATGCGGCTTTACCACAGCATGTACCAGCTCTTCATGTTCGCCATGCTGCTCGCGCTCACCACGAACAACATGGGCATACTCTGGGTCGCGATGGAAGCCGCCACGCTCGCCACGGTGCTGCTCGTGAGCGTGTATCGCACGGCCGCGAGCCTCGAGGCCGCGTGGAAGTACTTCATTCTGTGCGGCGTGGGCATCGCACAGGCGCTGTTCGGCACCATCCTGCTCTACCTCGCCGCGAGCCGTCAGCTGGACGGCGGCGACGCGCTGCTCTGGAGCAGCCTCAACGCGGTCAAGGCGAGCCTCGACCCCACCATCGTCTCACTCGCGTTCGTGTTCCTGCTGATCGGCTATGGCACCAAGGTGGGCCTCGTGCCCATGCACAACTGGCTGCCCGACGCACACGCCGAAGGCCCCACGCCGATCTCGGCCGTGCTCTCCGGCCTGCTGCTCAACGTTGCGCTCTACGCAGTCCTGCGCTGCAAGGTGCTGGCAGACGGCGCGCTCGGCAACGGTCTGCCGGGCCGCATGCTGATCGGATTCGGGCTGGTTTCGGTGCTCGTCGCCACGTTCGCGCTCTTCCGGCAGAGGGACGTGAAGCGCCTGTTCTCGTATTCGTCGATCGAGCACATGGGCCTGATGACGTTCGCGTTCGGCCTCGGCGGCCCCGCCGCCACGTTCGCGGGCTTGCTGCACATGACGGTGCATTCGCTCGTCAAATCTGCGGTGTTCTTCACGGTGGGACACGCCGCGCAAAAGACGGGCACCCAGATCATGGACGACATTCGCGGCCTGCTGCGCGTGAGCCCGATGGTGGGATGGGGGCTGATGCTCGGTGCGCTCGCCATTCTCGGCATGCCGCCGTTCGGCGTGTTCGCCAGCGAATTCCTGATTCTCACGACGACCATGGCTCGTCTGCCCTGGGCCGCGCCGTTCCTGCTGCTCGCGCTCGCGGTGGCGTTCGCGGCCATCTTCGCACGCGTGCAGGCGATGGTGTTCGGCGAGACGAGCACGGCCAAGGTGCTCGAGCACAGGCCGGCGCTCTTGCCCGTGTTCGTCCATCTCGGGCTCGGGCTGATGCTCGGCCTGTACGTGCCGCCCTACTTGGCCGAGTGGTACCGGCTGGCGGCCGCCATGATTGCGGGGTGA
- a CDS encoding formate hydrogenlyase produces MHNAHSLATQIINFLAAILLLLSFAMLSQRRILSLIHLYTLQGLALVCANVVLGYVADDAHLYVSAMLTLVLKVGVIPWILYKLVQRLNVKTDIEPLLNIPATLLIGIVLVIVAFNVATPISQLASSEARGTLGIALACVLLSFMMMITRSKAIPQVIGFLSMENGLFFAAAAATNGMPMIVELGIGLDVLVGILILGVFMFQIREQFDSLDIHHLEKLKDD; encoded by the coding sequence ATGCACAACGCGCACAGCCTTGCCACGCAGATCATCAACTTCCTCGCAGCCATTCTGCTGCTGCTCTCGTTCGCGATGCTGAGCCAGCGGCGCATTCTCTCGCTGATTCACCTCTACACGCTGCAAGGTCTCGCGCTCGTCTGCGCGAACGTGGTGCTCGGTTACGTGGCCGACGACGCCCACCTGTACGTCTCCGCCATGCTCACGCTGGTGCTCAAGGTCGGCGTGATTCCGTGGATTCTCTACAAGCTCGTGCAGCGGCTCAACGTGAAGACGGACATCGAGCCGCTCCTCAACATTCCCGCCACGTTGCTCATCGGCATCGTGCTCGTCATCGTCGCGTTCAACGTGGCCACGCCGATCAGCCAGCTCGCGTCGTCCGAGGCGCGCGGCACACTCGGCATTGCGCTTGCCTGCGTGCTGCTCTCGTTCATGATGATGATCACGCGATCGAAGGCGATTCCGCAGGTGATCGGCTTTCTCTCGATGGAGAACGGACTCTTCTTCGCGGCAGCCGCGGCCACCAACGGTATGCCGATGATCGTGGAACTCGGCATCGGTCTCGACGTGCTCGTGGGCATCCTGATTCTGGGCGTCTTCATGTTCCAGATTCGCGAGCAATTCGACAGCCTCGACATCCATCACCTCGAAAAGCTCAAAGATGATTGA
- a CDS encoding NADH-quinone oxidoreductase subunit C, with translation MRIDAIGLASLVRLHALSARSAAFLAHVDASEWTRAAQTVREGGGRLVSLWGAEQTLGQFSINAVYALEDGLLWTRLALDDATPERASYPDVSGIFACANRMQRAVHDLLGLNAAGAADTRPWLNHGNWPADYQPLRQSQWSGRETFESNEADYAFVPVAGDGVHEIAVGPIHAGIIEPGHFRFSVVGEKVLRLEERLGYAHRGIERLFGAAPLLEGHRLAARIAGDSTVAFSWAYCMALERALDVPVPPRAQWLRALLLERERVANHLGDLGALGNDAGFAFGLAQFSRLKEDWLRLNARAFGHRYLMDLIVPGGVARDLEPALADAIAVQCEQIECEVRVMHRIYDEQSGLQDRFSTTGRLTPAVAAHFSVCGLAARASGQAMDVRVDHPHTPYDALAPKIVTDERGDVAARVAVRFNEVSESLRLIRVLLKGLGSETAGAGPIAVPVDVTRAPSRGLGWVEGWRGDVLVALETGPGGTIARCHCHDPSWQNWPALEHAIIGNIVPDFPLINKSFNLNYAGHDL, from the coding sequence ATGCGAATCGACGCCATCGGTCTTGCAAGCCTTGTTCGCCTGCACGCGCTTTCTGCGCGATCCGCGGCGTTCCTTGCACACGTCGATGCAAGCGAATGGACGCGCGCCGCGCAAACGGTACGCGAAGGCGGCGGTCGGCTGGTCTCGCTTTGGGGTGCCGAACAGACCTTGGGCCAGTTCTCGATCAACGCGGTCTATGCGCTCGAAGACGGCTTGTTGTGGACACGCCTTGCGCTGGACGACGCCACGCCCGAACGCGCCTCGTATCCCGATGTCTCCGGCATCTTCGCGTGCGCCAACCGCATGCAGCGCGCCGTGCATGACCTGCTCGGCCTGAACGCCGCGGGCGCCGCGGACACACGCCCCTGGCTCAATCACGGCAACTGGCCCGCGGACTACCAACCGCTGCGGCAAAGTCAATGGTCGGGCCGCGAGACGTTCGAATCGAACGAGGCCGATTACGCCTTCGTGCCGGTGGCCGGCGACGGCGTCCATGAGATCGCGGTGGGGCCCATTCACGCCGGCATAATCGAGCCGGGGCACTTCCGCTTTTCGGTGGTCGGCGAGAAAGTGTTGCGGCTCGAAGAGCGGCTTGGCTACGCGCATCGTGGCATCGAGCGTCTGTTCGGCGCCGCGCCCCTGCTCGAAGGACATCGGCTGGCCGCGCGCATTGCCGGCGACTCCACCGTGGCATTCTCGTGGGCGTACTGCATGGCGCTGGAGCGCGCACTCGACGTGCCGGTTCCTCCACGTGCCCAATGGCTGCGGGCGCTGCTGCTGGAGCGCGAGCGCGTTGCGAATCACCTGGGCGACCTGGGCGCGCTCGGCAACGACGCCGGCTTCGCGTTCGGCCTCGCGCAGTTCTCGCGCCTCAAGGAAGACTGGCTGCGCCTCAACGCGCGCGCGTTCGGTCATCGCTATCTGATGGACCTGATCGTGCCCGGCGGCGTGGCACGCGACCTGGAGCCCGCGCTCGCCGACGCCATCGCCGTGCAGTGCGAGCAGATCGAATGCGAGGTTCGCGTGATGCATCGCATCTACGACGAGCAGTCCGGCTTGCAGGACCGTTTCTCGACCACGGGCCGGCTTACGCCTGCGGTCGCGGCGCACTTCAGCGTCTGCGGTCTCGCCGCGCGCGCGAGCGGCCAGGCGATGGACGTGCGCGTCGACCATCCGCATACGCCCTACGATGCGCTCGCGCCAAAGATCGTCACCGACGAGCGCGGCGACGTCGCCGCTCGCGTCGCGGTGCGCTTCAACGAAGTGAGCGAGTCGCTGCGGCTGATCCGCGTGTTGCTCAAAGGGCTGGGCAGCGAGACTGCGGGGGCGGGCCCAATCGCCGTGCCCGTGGACGTGACCCGCGCGCCTTCGCGCGGACTCGGCTGGGTGGAAGGCTGGCGCGGCGACGTGCTCGTGGCACTCGAAACAGGCCCGGGCGGCACGATCGCGCGCTGCCATTGTCATGATCCGTCGTGGCAGAACTGGCCCGCGCTGGAGCACGCGATCATCGGCAACATCGTTCCGGACTTTCCGCTCATCAACAAATCGTTCAACCTCAACTACGCGGGGCACGACCTGTAA
- a CDS encoding LysR substrate-binding domain-containing protein: MNKTPNLNDLRVFRAVARHAGFSAAAAELAMSPAFVSKRVAVLEAELGTRLLHRSTRRVALTEAGERVLAWAQKILDDVDHLVDEVSTARRVPRGTLRVSSSFGFGRHVVAPAVARLSAQYPQLNVRLELFDRLVDVAAEGFDIDIRVGDEIAPHLIATRLASNHRVLCASPAYLARRGAPADVADLKTHACLPIKERDHPLGVWRLTVNGVPTTVKVDGPLSTNHGEIAVQWALAGYGIVLRSIWDVAPLIAGGALVQVLPEAIQPANIWAVYPERRAGLAKVRACVDLLAQEFSEWDKGDKDEKTVAPVKGARR, encoded by the coding sequence GTGAATAAAACGCCGAATCTCAACGATCTGCGCGTGTTCCGCGCGGTGGCGCGCCACGCCGGCTTCAGCGCGGCGGCGGCGGAGCTGGCCATGTCGCCCGCGTTCGTCAGCAAGCGCGTGGCGGTGCTCGAAGCCGAACTCGGCACGCGCCTTCTGCATCGCTCTACGCGACGCGTGGCGCTGACCGAAGCCGGCGAACGCGTGCTGGCATGGGCCCAGAAGATTCTCGACGACGTCGATCATCTGGTGGACGAGGTCTCCACCGCGCGGCGTGTGCCGCGCGGCACGCTGCGCGTGTCGAGCAGCTTCGGGTTCGGGCGGCACGTCGTGGCGCCGGCTGTGGCGCGGCTTTCGGCGCAGTATCCGCAGTTGAACGTGCGGCTCGAACTGTTCGACCGGCTCGTGGACGTGGCCGCGGAGGGCTTCGACATCGACATTCGCGTGGGCGACGAGATCGCGCCGCATCTCATCGCGACGCGGCTCGCGTCGAATCATCGCGTGCTGTGCGCGTCGCCGGCCTATCTGGCACGCCGCGGCGCGCCTGCCGACGTCGCGGACCTGAAGACGCACGCCTGTCTGCCGATCAAGGAGCGCGACCATCCGCTCGGCGTGTGGCGCTTGACGGTGAACGGCGTGCCGACCACGGTGAAAGTGGACGGGCCGCTTTCCACGAATCACGGCGAGATTGCGGTGCAGTGGGCGCTGGCCGGCTACGGCATCGTGCTGCGCTCCATCTGGGACGTGGCGCCGCTCATCGCCGGCGGCGCGCTGGTGCAGGTGCTGCCCGAGGCGATCCAACCTGCGAATATCTGGGCCGTTTATCCCGAGCGGCGCGCCGGGCTCGCGAAGGTACGCGCCTGCGTCGACCTGCTCGCGCAGGAATTCAGCGAGTGGGACAAAGGAGACAAGGACGAGAAGACGGTGGCGCCCGTCAAGGGCGCTCGGCGTTGA
- the hyfB gene encoding hydrogenase 4 subunit B: protein MAPSSLLHGVLLVIAGWLAVAVLGIASLRRTGIVAHMLFPAGAAIGLLLAAIGVGGIFQVPAEAILPAGLPGLPFHVRIDALSSYFLMVLGAISAGISAFSSGYFRKGEGTPPGLLCFEYHVCLASMAFVLIANDAYCFMVAWEAMTLSATFLVMSNHRLPEIRRAGYLYFLISHVGALGLLLCFGLLQAGTGDYTFANMRLQNLDAFWASIAFVLALFGFGTKAGIFPLHVWLPEAHPAAPSPVSALMSGFVLKAGLYGVLRVVFDLLHLQIAWWGVVMLGLGLFSALSGVVFSAVQTDMKRLLAWSSIDNIGLMFASLGLTVLFKAYGMPALAALSLAALLYQIASHAAFKSLLFLSTGSVLHATGERNLGRLGGLIRYMPWTALAALVGALSSAGLPPLSGFVSEWLLLQSFLFTPGLPDPFLNMIVPIVAALIALVAALGGYTMVKFFGIVFLGQPREAKLARAHDASPWERVGFAWLAALCVLLGLLPVQYASLIDRVTNALVGAGIGESLARHGALLLVPTEASRASYMPAVFVLFFLGCCGLAWVLVRRFYHGRLRRSIPWACGFPFANARMQDTAEGFGQPIREIFAPLMQIERQLPSPFDTQPTYHVTVSDRVWTLLYLPIERIVKQVAALAGRLQTGRIAIYLLYSFVVLVVLLMLVRP, encoded by the coding sequence ATGGCCCCGTCCTCCCTTCTTCATGGCGTGCTCCTCGTCATTGCAGGGTGGCTTGCGGTCGCGGTGCTCGGTATCGCGAGCCTGCGCCGCACGGGCATCGTCGCTCACATGCTGTTTCCTGCTGGCGCCGCCATCGGGCTGCTGCTGGCGGCTATCGGCGTGGGGGGTATTTTTCAGGTTCCCGCCGAAGCGATCCTGCCGGCAGGCTTGCCGGGCCTGCCGTTTCACGTACGCATCGACGCACTCTCCTCCTATTTCCTCATGGTGCTAGGCGCGATAAGCGCCGGCATCAGCGCCTTTTCGAGCGGGTACTTCCGCAAGGGCGAAGGCACGCCGCCCGGGCTGCTCTGCTTCGAATATCACGTGTGCCTTGCGAGCATGGCGTTCGTCCTGATCGCCAACGACGCCTACTGCTTCATGGTGGCCTGGGAAGCGATGACGCTCTCCGCCACGTTCCTCGTCATGAGCAACCATCGGTTGCCGGAGATTCGCCGGGCGGGCTATCTGTACTTTCTGATTTCGCACGTCGGCGCGCTGGGGCTGCTCCTCTGCTTCGGCCTACTGCAGGCAGGTACCGGCGACTACACCTTCGCCAACATGCGGCTGCAAAACCTCGATGCGTTCTGGGCATCGATCGCTTTCGTACTCGCGCTGTTCGGATTCGGCACGAAGGCGGGCATCTTTCCCTTGCACGTGTGGCTGCCCGAAGCGCACCCTGCGGCACCTTCGCCCGTATCCGCGCTGATGAGCGGCTTCGTGCTGAAGGCAGGTCTTTACGGCGTGCTGCGTGTGGTCTTCGATCTGCTGCATCTGCAAATTGCGTGGTGGGGCGTCGTCATGCTGGGGCTGGGTCTCTTTTCGGCGCTCTCGGGCGTGGTCTTCAGCGCGGTCCAGACCGACATGAAAAGGCTGCTCGCCTGGTCGTCCATCGACAATATCGGGCTCATGTTCGCCAGCCTCGGGCTCACGGTGCTGTTCAAGGCCTACGGCATGCCTGCGCTCGCGGCGCTTTCACTCGCCGCGCTGCTTTATCAGATCGCGAGCCACGCCGCGTTCAAGAGTCTGCTGTTCCTCTCGACCGGTTCCGTGCTCCATGCCACCGGTGAGCGCAATCTCGGCCGGCTGGGCGGCCTGATCCGCTACATGCCCTGGACCGCCCTCGCCGCGCTGGTGGGCGCCCTCTCCAGTGCCGGCTTGCCGCCGCTCTCGGGGTTCGTCTCCGAATGGCTGCTGCTGCAAAGTTTTCTGTTCACCCCCGGTCTGCCCGACCCGTTCCTCAACATGATCGTGCCTATCGTCGCGGCGCTCATCGCGCTCGTGGCGGCGCTGGGCGGCTACACGATGGTGAAGTTCTTCGGCATTGTCTTTCTCGGGCAGCCCCGCGAAGCCAAGCTGGCCCGCGCGCACGACGCGAGCCCCTGGGAACGCGTCGGCTTCGCCTGGCTTGCGGCACTCTGCGTGCTGCTGGGCCTCTTGCCGGTGCAGTACGCAAGCCTCATCGACCGTGTCACGAACGCGCTCGTCGGTGCCGGCATTGGCGAGTCGCTGGCCCGGCACGGCGCGCTGCTGCTCGTGCCGACCGAAGCGAGCCGCGCCAGCTACATGCCCGCGGTCTTCGTACTGTTCTTCCTCGGATGCTGCGGCCTCGCCTGGGTGCTCGTGCGCCGTTTCTACCACGGCCGTCTGCGCCGCTCGATTCCGTGGGCCTGCGGCTTTCCGTTCGCGAACGCCCGCATGCAGGACACCGCGGAAGGCTTCGGTCAGCCGATCCGCGAAATCTTCGCGCCGCTCATGCAGATCGAACGCCAGTTGCCCTCCCCGTTCGACACGCAGCCCACCTACCACGTCACCGTTTCGGACCGCGTCTGGACGCTGCTGTATCTGCCCATCGAACGGATCGTGAAGCAGGTCGCGGCACTTGCCGGCCGGCTCCAGACCGGACGCATCGCCATCTATCTGCTGTACAGCTTCGTCGTGCTGGTTGTCCTGCTCATGCTGGTGAGACCATGA
- a CDS encoding respiratory chain complex I subunit 1 family protein, whose product MITFSGLLSQALEIVVALAVAPLLTGWVNICRAWLQNRRAPSIWQPYRMLHKLFNKESVIAHGASPVFRGAPYVIWGAMTLACAIVPTLSTDLPLSSAADAIALVGLFALARVAVSLAAMDIGTAFGTLGARREMLVGFLAEPALLMVLFSASLITQSTLLTHIVATLSHRELALYPSLAFAGIAFTMVSLAENARLPVDNPTTHLELTMIHEALILEYSGRHLALMEWAASLKLFAYSCIGIALFVPWGMAEAGNPLALLVAIPALAVKLLAGGAILALIETSNAKMRIFRVPEFLATAFLLAVIGMLVHFLLGA is encoded by the coding sequence ATGATCACGTTCTCCGGTCTGCTCTCCCAGGCACTCGAAATCGTTGTCGCGCTCGCGGTTGCACCGCTGCTCACGGGCTGGGTCAACATCTGCCGCGCGTGGTTGCAGAATCGTCGCGCGCCCTCCATCTGGCAGCCCTACCGGATGCTGCACAAGCTGTTCAATAAAGAGTCGGTGATTGCGCACGGCGCGAGCCCCGTGTTCCGCGGCGCGCCCTATGTGATCTGGGGTGCCATGACGCTCGCCTGCGCCATCGTGCCCACGCTGTCCACCGACCTGCCGCTCTCCTCCGCCGCCGACGCCATCGCCCTCGTCGGCCTCTTCGCGCTTGCGCGGGTCGCTGTTTCGCTCGCCGCCATGGACATCGGCACCGCGTTCGGCACACTGGGCGCGCGGCGCGAGATGCTCGTCGGTTTTCTCGCCGAACCGGCCTTGCTGATGGTCCTGTTCTCGGCCTCGCTCATCACGCAGTCCACGCTGCTCACGCACATCGTCGCGACGCTCAGTCATCGCGAACTCGCGCTCTATCCGAGCCTCGCGTTCGCGGGCATTGCGTTCACGATGGTCTCGCTCGCCGAAAACGCACGGCTGCCCGTGGACAACCCCACCACGCACCTCGAACTCACGATGATCCACGAGGCGCTGATCCTCGAATACTCGGGCCGCCATCTCGCGCTCATGGAATGGGCGGCGAGCCTCAAGCTGTTCGCCTATTCGTGCATCGGCATCGCGCTGTTCGTGCCCTGGGGCATGGCCGAAGCCGGCAATCCGCTCGCGCTGCTCGTGGCCATTCCGGCGCTCGCCGTGAAGCTGCTGGCGGGCGGCGCCATACTCGCGCTGATCGAAACCAGCAACGCGAAGATGCGCATCTTCCGCGTGCCCGAGTTTCTCGCCACCGCGTTCCTGCTCGCCGTGATCGGCATGCTGGTTCACTTCCTCCTGGGGGCGTGA
- a CDS encoding NADH-quinone oxidoreductase subunit B family protein, whose protein sequence is MWQLLKQIARTGTPAEPAPAPEDAWREARSATGPQGTEDAAQAALQQAILDVLGRALCIRQIDGGSCNGCELEIHALNNPYYNIEGLGIRFVASPRHADMLLVTGPLTLNMREAVRQAYDATPSPKLVVAAGDCACTGGVFKGSYAVSGPLSNLLPVDVSIPGCPPTPIDLLKGILAALRASPAAQDMKSISSTTLSE, encoded by the coding sequence ATGTGGCAACTGCTCAAGCAGATCGCGCGAACCGGCACGCCTGCGGAGCCCGCACCGGCTCCCGAAGACGCATGGCGCGAAGCACGCTCAGCCACCGGCCCACAGGGCACGGAAGACGCGGCACAGGCCGCGCTCCAGCAGGCCATTCTCGACGTGCTGGGCCGCGCGCTGTGCATCCGCCAGATCGACGGCGGTTCGTGCAACGGCTGCGAGCTGGAGATTCACGCGCTGAACAATCCGTACTACAACATCGAAGGTCTCGGCATCCGCTTCGTGGCGAGCCCGCGTCATGCGGACATGCTGCTCGTCACAGGGCCGCTCACGCTGAACATGCGGGAAGCGGTCCGGCAAGCCTATGACGCCACGCCCAGCCCCAAGCTGGTCGTAGCAGCGGGCGACTGCGCGTGCACCGGCGGCGTCTTCAAAGGCAGCTACGCCGTGAGCGGCCCGCTTTCGAACCTGCTTCCCGTCGACGTGAGCATTCCCGGCTGCCCGCCCACGCCCATCGATCTGCTCAAAGGCATTCTGGCCGCGTTGCGCGCGAGCCCTGCGGCGCAAGACATGAAGTCCATTTCCTCCACCACGCTTTCCGAATGA
- a CDS encoding HPr family phosphocarrier protein — protein MERWVEVDRRWGRPGYEPTTVACIASGFVSEIVCFANGRFVNGKDAMSVMSLRVKPGTEVRILATGPDEAAAVQAVCEVLGPQQAGAGVCRQTC, from the coding sequence ATGGAACGGTGGGTTGAGGTGGATCGCCGTTGGGGGCGGCCGGGGTATGAGCCAACCACGGTGGCCTGTATTGCGTCGGGCTTCGTGAGCGAGATTGTCTGCTTTGCGAACGGCCGCTTCGTCAATGGCAAGGACGCGATGTCGGTCATGTCGCTGCGCGTGAAGCCCGGCACGGAGGTGCGCATTCTCGCGACAGGTCCCGACGAGGCGGCTGCGGTACAAGCCGTTTGCGAAGTGCTCGGCCCGCAGCAAGCCGGGGCCGGCGTATGCCGGCAAACATGTTGA